Proteins co-encoded in one Gossypium arboreum isolate Shixiya-1 chromosome 11, ASM2569848v2, whole genome shotgun sequence genomic window:
- the LOC108471704 gene encoding inactive protein RESTRICTED TEV MOVEMENT 2-like — MKNEGRSEPLYDDFEPYCEWKKQSGASILDEVDILEIQLQGFKKEDVKCEMRKDGILYISGEHPMGKNQIKRFNKKIDVSKYEIKGIEAQFEGGKLQLRLPCKYPPITFLAIGKDPNYKALILRLSHKFVKGTTSSAMALVLLLLLGVFMYKYLECISIQN; from the exons ATGAAGAATGAAGGAAGGTCTGAGCCTTTGTACGATGATTTCGAACCCTATTGCGAGTGGAAAAAGCAAAGCGGAGCTTCCATTCTCGATGAAGTTGATATTCTTGAAATCCAATTACAGG GATTCAAGAAGGAAGACGTGAAATGCGAAATGAGAAAGGATGGAATATTATATATAAGTGGAGAACATCCGATGGGGAAGAATCAAATAAAGCGATTCAACAAAAAGATTGATGTTTCCAAGTATGAAATCAAAGGAATTGAAGCGCAGTTCGAAGGTGGGAAACTTCAACTAAGGCTACCCTGTAAATACCCACCTATCACCTTCCTCGCCATTGGGAAGGATCCTAATTACAAAGCTCTAATTTTACGTTTAAGCCACAAATTTGTCAAGGGAACAACCAGCTCTGCAATGGCTCTTGTTCTACTGTTGCTTCTTGGGGTTTTTATGTACAAATATTTGGAGTGCATCAGTATTCAGAATTGA